Proteins from one Deinococcus misasensis DSM 22328 genomic window:
- a CDS encoding HAD hydrolase family protein has translation MHLFAFDVDGTLIDESTDQHSPETISHLQSLKARGHKIALLTGRFTLPRALLDLVQPDARALGNGNRIVLGETTVRQHPLSQAEIEAVVQLVPEGMQVVGSALKERPLCFASDHEAPEWDTWRAQDLIHPLAEMHHHDILQIQFRGHEAPLLKARIKEVLPHLNAGGAVAPYLDVLTVTAAQAHKGHALMEIAGLLNVSLEHVTAFGDSDNDLEMLKHAGHAVQVGDAPYLKDICKEQVSCPLIGLPAWLGRQLEGRS, from the coding sequence ATGCACCTGTTTGCTTTTGATGTGGATGGAACATTGATTGATGAATCCACCGATCAACACAGCCCAGAGACCATCTCCCATCTGCAATCCCTGAAAGCCAGAGGGCACAAAATAGCCCTGCTCACCGGACGGTTCACCTTGCCCAGAGCTTTGCTGGATCTGGTTCAACCCGACGCAAGGGCTCTGGGAAACGGCAACCGGATTGTGCTGGGAGAAACCACCGTGCGCCAGCATCCCCTGTCTCAGGCAGAAATTGAAGCTGTTGTGCAACTGGTCCCTGAAGGCATGCAGGTGGTGGGATCGGCCCTCAAAGAACGGCCTTTGTGCTTTGCATCTGACCATGAGGCCCCAGAGTGGGACACATGGCGTGCGCAAGACTTGATCCATCCTCTGGCTGAAATGCACCACCATGACATCCTGCAAATCCAATTCAGAGGACATGAAGCCCCTTTGCTGAAGGCCAGAATCAAAGAGGTTTTGCCTCACCTGAACGCTGGAGGAGCGGTTGCCCCTTACCTTGATGTCCTGACCGTGACCGCAGCACAGGCCCACAAAGGGCATGCCCTCATGGAAATTGCAGGGCTGTTGAATGTATCCTTGGAGCACGTCACAGCCTTCGGAGACAGCGACAACGATCTGGAGATGCTGAAACACGCCGGACATGCCGTGCAAGTTGGAGATGCCCCCTACCTGAAAGACATCTGCAAAGAACAGGTGTCCTGCCCACTGATCGGGCTTCCAGCGTGGCTCGGGCGTCAATTGGAAGGAAGGTCCTGA
- a CDS encoding HAD-IIB family hydrolase, translated as MSTHLLAFDFDGTLYDEHTQTVPEEIFPLVQQAHDAGIKIALITGRWELPADFLARLPHHARATSNGGQVRIQDEIHVQHLISREDVEKIAKFTHTEAELYAFSTTHFFTRAPEGERSKRWSRYLPVKPFEEVYGEQVMKLNVDHTSVPELKTTLLAEMPHLTLTGGQVPYLHFLTITPTQANKAEALKYIASTLGVDLQDTTVFGDSDNDIEMLRLAGHAVQVGHMSYLEEVSDEKLDHPSDIAGWLRRFLEGHTK; from the coding sequence GTGAGCACCCACCTTCTGGCCTTTGACTTTGACGGCACCCTTTACGACGAACACACCCAGACGGTCCCAGAGGAGATTTTTCCTCTGGTTCAGCAGGCCCATGACGCTGGGATCAAGATTGCCCTGATCACCGGACGCTGGGAATTGCCTGCGGATTTTCTGGCCCGCCTCCCCCACCACGCCAGAGCCACCAGCAATGGAGGGCAGGTGCGGATTCAAGATGAAATCCATGTCCAGCACTTGATCTCTCGGGAAGATGTGGAGAAGATCGCAAAGTTCACCCACACGGAAGCCGAGCTGTATGCTTTTTCCACCACGCATTTTTTCACCCGTGCCCCTGAAGGAGAACGCAGCAAACGGTGGAGCCGTTACCTGCCAGTCAAACCTTTCGAGGAGGTCTACGGCGAGCAGGTGATGAAACTCAATGTGGACCACACCAGCGTTCCAGAGCTGAAAACCACCCTGCTTGCAGAGATGCCCCACCTGACCCTCACAGGAGGGCAGGTGCCTTACCTGCATTTTCTGACCATCACCCCCACACAGGCCAACAAAGCCGAGGCCCTCAAGTACATTGCGAGCACCCTCGGGGTGGACTTGCAGGACACCACGGTTTTTGGAGACAGCGACAACGACATCGAAATGCTCCGTCTGGCAGGGCATGCCGTGCAGGTCGGGCACATGTCTTATCTGGAAGAGGTCTCTGATGAAAAGCTGGACCACCCTTCGGACATTGCGGGCTGGCTGAGGCGTTTTCTGGAGGGGCACACAAAATGA
- the xylF gene encoding D-xylose ABC transporter substrate-binding protein, which produces MSAFSSLALAEGVVVGVSWSNFQEERWKTDEAAIKAELAKTGAKYISADAQSSNEKQVSDIEGLITKGANVLIVLAQDNVAILPAIQKAKAEGIPVIAYDRLIEDPAAFYISFDNKEVGKLQAQMVLKAKPKGNYVFIKGSPTDPNADILFQGQMEVLKKAMDSGAIKKVGEQYTEGWKPEVAQRNMEQILTAQGNKVDAVVASNDGTAGGAIAALSGVGLAGKVPVSGQDADKAALNRIARGLQTGTVWKDARTLGQKAAEIAVQLASGTAVNKVKGAKTFNGGPKKVAVSSILLKPVVITKTNLNVIIDAKWATKAEVCAGVTGKNIPAACK; this is translated from the coding sequence ATGTCTGCATTTTCCTCACTTGCTCTGGCCGAAGGTGTGGTGGTGGGGGTCAGTTGGTCCAACTTTCAGGAAGAACGCTGGAAAACCGACGAGGCCGCCATCAAAGCCGAACTCGCCAAAACCGGAGCGAAATACATCAGCGCTGATGCCCAGAGCAGCAACGAAAAGCAGGTCAGTGACATCGAAGGCCTGATCACCAAAGGGGCCAACGTGCTGATCGTGCTGGCACAGGACAACGTGGCCATTTTGCCCGCCATCCAGAAAGCCAAAGCCGAAGGCATCCCCGTCATTGCCTATGACCGACTGATTGAAGATCCCGCTGCGTTCTACATTTCCTTCGACAACAAAGAAGTGGGCAAACTGCAAGCCCAGATGGTTCTCAAAGCCAAACCCAAAGGCAACTACGTGTTCATCAAGGGAAGCCCCACCGATCCCAACGCCGACATCCTGTTCCAGGGCCAGATGGAAGTGCTGAAAAAAGCCATGGACTCTGGGGCCATCAAAAAAGTCGGTGAGCAGTACACCGAAGGCTGGAAACCCGAGGTCGCCCAGCGCAACATGGAGCAGATCCTGACCGCGCAGGGCAACAAAGTGGATGCTGTGGTGGCTTCCAACGACGGCACTGCAGGCGGAGCCATCGCTGCCCTGAGTGGCGTGGGTCTGGCAGGCAAAGTGCCGGTTTCTGGTCAGGACGCCGACAAAGCCGCCCTGAACCGCATCGCCAGAGGACTGCAAACCGGAACGGTCTGGAAAGATGCCCGCACTCTGGGTCAGAAAGCCGCTGAAATCGCTGTGCAGCTTGCCAGTGGAACCGCCGTCAACAAAGTGAAGGGTGCCAAAACCTTCAATGGGGGTCCCAAGAAAGTTGCTGTCAGCAGCATCCTCCTCAAACCCGTGGTGATCACCAAAACCAACTTGAACGTGATCATCGACGCAAAATGGGCCACCAAAGCCGAAGTGTGCGCAGGGGTGACCGGGAAGAACATTCCAGCAGCCTGCAAATGA
- a CDS encoding ROK family transcriptional regulator, with protein sequence MKHTGTIAGDQALLKKLNRMALLASVREHPGLSRADLAKKLNLAKPTVSQLIQELSDEGWLLLGSQEASRVGRPSLPIHFNHDGLALIGVELTPHQIHLVVTNPRGEILQEMQENHAGGEPARVLAQVVRLLLEALEFSGQQKRKVVGAGIGLPGPVDPQTGVLLYAPNLDWSSVPVLSFLDSSLKQAGHDLLLHINNEAKTAAMSEYMFGNLTDVEDLIYLSLGEGLGSGFILKRDILQGHSGYAGEIGHTTLQPDQGKRCTCGKVGCAETLISVRALSQSLFGHGQGSIAEIARALEAQTPETLTALHSFSRYLGILISNLLTTFNPSRVVLGGPLMDLSEHFWDSTLNEVKTRTHPGLYSDSVIVKCRYRVNASAIGAAGSVLQQALRVGEG encoded by the coding sequence ATGAAACACACCGGCACCATTGCAGGCGATCAGGCCCTTCTCAAAAAACTCAACCGGATGGCTTTGCTGGCCTCGGTGCGGGAGCATCCCGGACTGTCCAGAGCAGACCTCGCCAAGAAACTGAATCTGGCCAAACCCACGGTCAGCCAGCTGATTCAGGAGCTTTCGGATGAGGGCTGGCTTTTGCTGGGCAGTCAGGAGGCGTCCAGGGTGGGCCGTCCTTCCCTGCCCATCCACTTCAACCATGATGGGTTGGCCTTGATCGGGGTGGAACTCACGCCACATCAAATCCATCTGGTGGTGACCAATCCCAGAGGGGAAATCCTGCAAGAGATGCAGGAAAACCATGCTGGCGGAGAACCTGCGAGGGTTCTGGCACAGGTGGTGAGGCTCTTGCTGGAAGCTCTGGAGTTTTCAGGGCAGCAGAAACGCAAAGTGGTGGGCGCAGGGATTGGGTTGCCCGGTCCGGTGGATCCTCAGACTGGCGTTTTGCTGTACGCACCCAACCTCGATTGGTCCAGCGTTCCAGTGCTGTCTTTTCTGGACTCCAGCCTGAAACAGGCTGGCCATGACCTGCTCCTCCACATCAACAACGAGGCCAAAACCGCCGCCATGAGCGAATACATGTTCGGAAACCTGACCGATGTGGAAGACCTGATTTACCTGAGTCTTGGAGAAGGTCTGGGCTCGGGGTTCATTCTGAAAAGGGACATCCTTCAAGGGCACAGCGGATACGCCGGAGAAATCGGACACACCACCTTGCAGCCCGATCAGGGCAAACGCTGCACCTGCGGCAAAGTCGGCTGCGCTGAAACCCTGATCAGTGTGCGTGCCCTCAGCCAGAGCCTGTTCGGGCATGGACAGGGCAGCATTGCCGAAATTGCAAGGGCTCTGGAAGCACAAACCCCGGAAACCCTGACCGCCTTGCACAGCTTTTCCAGGTATCTGGGCATCCTGATCAGCAACCTCCTGACCACCTTCAACCCGAGCCGGGTGGTGCTCGGGGGACCCCTGATGGACCTCTCTGAGCATTTCTGGGACAGCACCCTGAACGAGGTGAAAACCCGCACCCATCCCGGCCTGTACTCAGATTCGGTGATTGTGAAATGCAGGTACCGGGTCAATGCCAGTGCGATTGGGGCAGCGGGGAGTGTGTTGCAGCAGGCGCTCAGGGTGGGAGAGGGCTGA
- the xylB gene encoding xylulokinase — translation MTQVTLGLDLGTSGARVLAVDSTGKILAESIKTHPLYTPRPGWTEQSPLEWWDSSLQALKEVAGMLPEGTEILALGLSGQMHGMVALDARGEVIRNALLWNDQRTGDAVEKLNQIIGKDTFIARTGNPAITGFQLPKVIWLRDQEPEHYAKVRHILLPKDYIAFKLTGTMRAEPSDASGTNCFHLESKQWDREILGALDIPVEYYPEVIPSDEQVGRLSAEVAQQTGLPVGIPVVAGAGDNAAAATGLRISQDDLHTGTLSLGTSGVIFAPLTSANPDPQGRVHLFCHADGAYHLLGVTLSAASSLQWLKDTFFPSHSFTQLTEMAAQSAPGANGVTFKPYLAGERTPHLNPNLRASFQGLSLASGPQDIVRSVLEGVAYSLRDALEIIQPLTPLQQVLATGGGSKSDLWVQILADVLQIPVLKPAYVQGAAYGAALLGFKVAGFALPEREPAVQTTLPQNPEAYVEGYGRYVRL, via the coding sequence ATGACTCAGGTCACCCTGGGACTGGATCTTGGAACATCAGGAGCACGGGTGCTGGCCGTCGACAGCACCGGAAAAATCCTTGCTGAAAGCATCAAAACCCACCCCCTCTACACCCCCAGACCCGGCTGGACCGAACAGAGTCCGCTGGAGTGGTGGGATTCTTCACTGCAAGCCCTCAAAGAAGTGGCCGGAATGCTGCCAGAGGGCACCGAAATTCTGGCCCTCGGGCTTTCGGGACAGATGCACGGGATGGTGGCTCTGGACGCCAGAGGGGAGGTGATTCGCAACGCCCTTCTCTGGAACGACCAGCGCACTGGAGACGCCGTCGAGAAACTGAACCAGATCATCGGTAAAGACACCTTCATTGCCAGAACCGGAAACCCGGCGATCACTGGTTTTCAGTTGCCCAAAGTGATCTGGCTGCGCGATCAGGAACCCGAGCATTACGCCAAAGTGCGCCACATCCTGCTGCCCAAAGACTACATTGCTTTCAAACTGACCGGCACCATGCGTGCTGAACCCAGTGACGCCTCTGGAACCAACTGCTTTCATCTGGAAAGCAAACAGTGGGACCGTGAAATTCTGGGGGCTCTGGACATTCCGGTGGAATACTACCCCGAGGTCATCCCCTCCGATGAACAGGTGGGCAGGCTTTCTGCAGAGGTCGCCCAGCAAACGGGATTGCCTGTCGGAATTCCCGTGGTGGCCGGAGCCGGAGACAACGCAGCCGCAGCAACAGGACTCAGGATCAGCCAAGACGACCTGCACACCGGGACCCTCTCTCTGGGCACCTCTGGGGTGATTTTTGCACCCCTGACCAGCGCAAACCCTGACCCACAAGGCCGGGTGCACCTGTTCTGTCACGCCGACGGAGCCTACCACCTGCTCGGGGTGACCTTAAGTGCAGCCAGCAGTTTGCAGTGGCTGAAAGACACCTTCTTTCCCAGCCACAGCTTCACCCAGCTGACTGAAATGGCGGCCCAGAGCGCTCCGGGCGCAAACGGCGTCACCTTCAAACCGTACCTTGCTGGAGAACGCACCCCCCACCTGAATCCCAACCTGCGGGCCTCTTTTCAGGGGCTTTCTCTGGCCAGTGGACCTCAGGACATCGTGCGTTCGGTGCTGGAAGGGGTGGCATATTCGTTGCGCGATGCCCTCGAAATCATTCAGCCCCTGACTCCTTTGCAACAGGTGCTGGCCACAGGAGGGGGCTCCAAGTCCGACCTCTGGGTGCAAATTCTGGCCGACGTGCTGCAAATCCCGGTCCTCAAACCTGCCTACGTGCAAGGGGCCGCTTACGGGGCTGCCCTGCTCGGGTTCAAAGTGGCCGGATTTGCCCTTCCAGAGCGTGAACCTGCCGTTCAAACCACATTGCCCCAGAATCCAGAGGCTTATGTGGAGGGGTATGGGAGGTATGTGCGGTTGTGA
- a CDS encoding pyridoxal phosphate-dependent aminotransferase: MFKAKLSQKIQALKPSSTVAVTSRALELKRQGVDVISMSVGEPDFDTPEHVKQAAYRAIQEGKTKYTPVNGIFELRETISEKLQRENGLTYSPEQVTVTSGGKQAIFNALIALIDPGDEVIIPAPFWVSYPEMVTFAGGVPVFVDTLAEEGYRLDPEKVRAAVTDRTVAIMINSPSNPTGVVYPEETIKALVNLALEKDLLLITDEMYEHIIYGQKHVSAAQYGNDHVLTINGASKAYAMTGWRIGYAAGPLHLIKAMNAIQGQSTSNANSVAQYAALEAIRDSYQYIEYAREKFRERRDFIVSGLNNMGLVTPTPDGAFYVMVDTTPIHTDEIEAARRILDEARVAVVPGTDFRAPGRIRISYATSMENIEEALKRISTLL; encoded by the coding sequence ATGTTCAAGGCCAAGCTTTCCCAGAAGATTCAAGCCTTAAAACCCTCCAGCACGGTGGCGGTGACCTCCCGTGCACTCGAACTGAAACGGCAGGGTGTGGATGTGATTTCCATGTCCGTCGGAGAACCCGATTTCGACACCCCAGAGCACGTCAAGCAGGCGGCTTACCGGGCCATTCAGGAAGGCAAAACCAAGTACACCCCGGTCAACGGGATTTTTGAATTGCGCGAAACCATCAGCGAAAAACTGCAGCGCGAAAATGGCCTGACCTACTCTCCAGAGCAGGTGACCGTGACCTCGGGGGGCAAGCAGGCGATTTTCAATGCCCTGATTGCCCTGATCGATCCCGGAGATGAGGTGATCATCCCTGCCCCTTTCTGGGTTTCCTACCCCGAGATGGTGACTTTTGCTGGAGGGGTCCCGGTTTTCGTGGACACTCTGGCAGAAGAGGGCTATAGGCTGGACCCTGAAAAAGTGCGTGCTGCGGTCACGGATCGCACCGTGGCCATCATGATCAACAGTCCCTCCAATCCCACAGGGGTGGTTTATCCCGAGGAGACCATCAAGGCTCTAGTGAACCTCGCGCTTGAAAAAGACCTGCTGCTCATCACCGATGAGATGTACGAGCACATCATTTATGGGCAGAAGCACGTTTCGGCTGCGCAGTACGGCAATGACCATGTGCTGACCATCAACGGGGCATCCAAAGCTTATGCCATGACCGGGTGGCGAATTGGGTACGCAGCAGGCCCTTTGCACCTGATCAAAGCCATGAACGCCATTCAGGGCCAGAGCACCTCGAATGCCAACAGTGTGGCCCAGTACGCGGCTCTGGAGGCCATCCGGGACAGTTACCAGTACATCGAGTACGCCCGAGAGAAATTCCGTGAGCGTCGGGATTTCATTGTCTCTGGCCTGAACAACATGGGTCTGGTGACCCCCACTCCAGATGGGGCTTTCTACGTGATGGTGGACACCACCCCCATCCACACCGATGAAATTGAAGCGGCAAGGCGCATTCTGGACGAGGCCAGAGTGGCTGTGGTTCCCGGCACCGATTTCCGCGCTCCGGGTCGCATTCGAATCAGTTATGCCACCAGCATGGAGAACATTGAGGAAGCCCTGAAGCGCATTTCCACACTTCTGTAA
- the xylA gene encoding xylose isomerase, which produces MTLYQPSKEHKFTFGLWTVGNVGRDPFGSAVREPISAPHIVEKLAALGAWGVNFHDNDLIPADATPEQAKQIKKDFQAALDATGMVVPMATTNLFGDPVFRDGAFTSADARVRAYAIQKTMQAMDLGAEFGAKTYVFWGGREGAEVDAGNRTLDAISWYREALNFLCEYNTAQGYGYKFALEPKPNEPRGDIFLPTVGAALGFIATLDHPEMVGVNPEFAHDTMAGLSFPHALAQAIDAGKLFHVDLNDQKMGRFDQDLRFGSENYKSAFYTVKLLEDSGYQGPRHFDAHALRTEDYDGVWEFAKGCMRTYLILKEKVAQYNADPEIQAALAEYYVRDETLSGLTQKFSPENAQQLKDTSFDLDGIRSKGRGLEKIDQLTAEVLLGVRGK; this is translated from the coding sequence ATGACCCTGTACCAGCCCAGCAAAGAACACAAATTCACTTTCGGCCTGTGGACCGTTGGCAACGTTGGCCGCGACCCTTTCGGAAGCGCTGTTCGTGAACCCATCTCCGCCCCACACATTGTGGAAAAGCTTGCTGCTCTGGGCGCATGGGGGGTCAACTTCCACGACAACGACCTCATCCCCGCAGACGCCACCCCCGAGCAGGCCAAACAAATCAAAAAAGATTTCCAGGCCGCTCTGGACGCCACTGGAATGGTGGTTCCCATGGCCACCACCAACCTGTTCGGCGACCCCGTTTTCCGTGATGGTGCCTTCACCAGTGCAGACGCCCGAGTGCGAGCCTACGCCATCCAGAAAACCATGCAAGCCATGGACCTCGGGGCCGAATTTGGTGCCAAAACCTACGTGTTCTGGGGTGGCCGCGAAGGTGCAGAAGTGGACGCCGGAAACCGCACCCTCGACGCCATTTCCTGGTACCGCGAAGCCCTCAACTTCCTCTGCGAATACAACACCGCACAGGGCTACGGCTACAAGTTCGCTCTGGAACCCAAACCCAACGAACCCAGAGGGGACATCTTCCTGCCCACCGTCGGTGCAGCACTGGGCTTCATTGCCACCCTTGACCATCCCGAAATGGTGGGTGTGAACCCCGAGTTTGCCCACGACACCATGGCTGGCCTGAGCTTCCCACACGCTCTGGCACAGGCCATTGACGCTGGCAAACTGTTCCACGTGGACCTCAACGACCAGAAAATGGGCCGTTTCGATCAGGATTTGCGTTTTGGCAGCGAGAACTACAAGAGCGCCTTCTACACCGTCAAACTGCTGGAAGACTCCGGCTATCAGGGACCCCGCCACTTCGATGCCCACGCCCTGCGCACCGAAGATTACGACGGCGTCTGGGAGTTTGCCAAGGGCTGCATGCGCACCTACCTGATCCTCAAAGAAAAAGTCGCACAGTACAACGCAGATCCCGAAATTCAAGCTGCTCTGGCCGAATACTACGTCAGAGACGAAACCCTGAGTGGCCTGACCCAGAAATTCAGCCCTGAAAACGCCCAGCAACTGAAAGACACCAGCTTCGATCTGGACGGCATCCGCAGCAAAGGCCGTGGACTGGAAAAAATCGACCAGTTGACCGCTGAAGTGCTGCTCGGGGTGAGGGGCAAGTAA
- a CDS encoding alpha/beta hydrolase, whose product MRTLTVQMLGLMLLGVAQAASSKLETLSVQSPALDKSMSVRVYLPADYDEKQRYPTLYLLHPYGGDATFWLGKLNTQEVLDKLIEQKKIRPMIVVSPDYDNSFAVNSRQGIAGVSSGRYADYLAQELVPYIDNKYSTLTNRDNRYIGGTSMGGYAALYLGLTRTELFSKIGAQSAALWDGKDDLYTDQRDWLYATPELKKDRDPFQLIKRVNLKSLLFRLDVGKSDPLKEVNEHFVRDLREAGANVEFTEEKGGHDMEYWSSQLGDLLVFFGKE is encoded by the coding sequence ATGCGAACTTTGACTGTTCAAATGCTTGGTTTGATGCTGCTCGGGGTGGCACAGGCTGCCTCCTCCAAACTGGAAACCCTCTCCGTGCAAAGTCCGGCCCTCGACAAAAGCATGTCGGTGCGGGTGTACCTTCCCGCAGACTACGACGAAAAACAACGCTACCCCACCCTGTACCTGCTTCACCCTTACGGTGGAGATGCCACCTTCTGGCTCGGGAAACTGAACACACAGGAGGTGCTGGACAAACTCATCGAGCAGAAGAAAATCCGACCCATGATTGTGGTGTCTCCTGACTACGACAACAGTTTTGCCGTGAACAGCAGACAGGGCATCGCCGGGGTTTCCTCAGGCAGGTACGCCGATTACCTTGCACAAGAACTGGTGCCCTACATCGACAACAAATACTCCACCCTCACCAATCGGGACAACCGCTACATCGGTGGCACCTCGATGGGTGGATACGCAGCTCTCTACCTCGGGCTCACGCGCACCGAACTGTTCAGCAAAATCGGTGCCCAGAGCGCAGCCCTCTGGGATGGAAAAGACGACCTGTACACCGACCAGAGGGACTGGCTTTACGCCACCCCTGAACTCAAAAAAGACCGCGATCCTTTCCAACTGATCAAACGGGTCAACCTGAAATCCTTGTTGTTTCGTCTGGATGTCGGCAAATCCGATCCCCTGAAAGAAGTCAACGAACACTTTGTCCGTGACTTGCGCGAAGCCGGAGCCAACGTGGAGTTCACAGAGGAAAAAGGCGGACACGACATGGAATACTGGTCCAGCCAACTGGGTGATCTGCTGGTGTTTTTCGGGAAAGAATGA
- a CDS encoding ATP-binding cassette domain-containing protein codes for MQKLVEMHNISKRFGGVQSLDDVSVDLSPGEVVGLLGHNGAGKSTLIKILSGAYSADSGRILVNGQEVHIKSPRDAQNCGIETIYQNLALADNLDVAANIFLGRELRKGLMLDEDHMEYEARQVLSRLKVQLPTLKKPVLTFSGGQRQAIAIARAIYFKARVLIMDEPTAALGPQETRQVAELIRALKDEGVGIFLISHDMHDVFALTDRVSVMKNGRVVDTVRTADVTQDEVLAMIISGTKPVGRA; via the coding sequence ATGCAAAAACTTGTGGAAATGCACAACATCAGCAAACGATTTGGAGGGGTGCAGTCTCTGGACGATGTCTCCGTGGACCTGTCGCCCGGTGAAGTGGTGGGTTTGCTGGGTCACAACGGAGCAGGCAAAAGCACACTGATCAAAATTCTCTCCGGTGCTTACAGCGCCGACTCGGGCCGGATTCTGGTGAATGGGCAGGAGGTCCACATCAAGAGCCCCAGAGATGCCCAGAACTGCGGCATCGAAACCATCTACCAGAACCTCGCTCTGGCCGACAATCTGGATGTGGCCGCCAACATCTTTCTGGGCCGTGAACTGCGCAAAGGCCTGATGCTGGACGAAGACCACATGGAATACGAAGCAAGGCAGGTTTTAAGTCGCCTGAAAGTTCAACTTCCCACCCTGAAAAAGCCGGTTCTGACCTTCTCAGGGGGCCAGAGGCAGGCCATTGCGATTGCGCGGGCCATTTACTTCAAGGCCAGAGTCCTGATCATGGACGAACCCACCGCTGCCCTCGGGCCGCAGGAAACCCGTCAGGTGGCCGAACTGATCCGTGCCCTCAAAGACGAAGGGGTGGGCATTTTCCTGATTTCCCACGACATGCACGATGTTTTCGCCCTGACCGACCGGGTCAGTGTGATGAAAAACGGACGCGTGGTGGACACCGTGCGCACGGCAGATGTGACGCAGGATGAGGTGCTGGCGATGATCATCTCGGGGACGAAGCCGGTGGGGAGGGCCTGA
- a CDS encoding sugar ABC transporter permease encodes MQKRLEKQASRPLMASLQLDGRLMFMVGAILVIWVAFHLLTDQTFITARNLWNLAVQTSVVGVMVGGMVLIIVTRNIDLSIGSMLGFAGMVMAVTNTHLPFPDPWNAIVTLLLGLLLGVVLGGVQGYFVAYLGVPSFIITLGGLLIYRSGAWILTEGQTIAPLSEHFQVLGGGLNGSIGGGWTWALGLSAMLAVLAGDVWGYRKRQSRGLTIRPVWAQALVTVFSLLLILGFTLVMNGYSYPQTSIPRGMPVPVLIMLLVVGLLTWTVRNTRFGRYVFAFGGNPEAARLAGINTRLLTVQIFALMGALSGLAGAIQTARLNAGTNSTGTLAELSVIAAAVIGGTSLAGGVGTITGAMLGALLMSSLANGMGLMDLQTAWQNVVQGGVLILAVWLDVLYNKNRPG; translated from the coding sequence ATGCAAAAACGTCTTGAAAAACAAGCATCCCGGCCCCTGATGGCCAGCCTGCAACTGGATGGTCGCCTGATGTTCATGGTGGGGGCCATTCTGGTGATCTGGGTGGCTTTTCACCTGCTGACCGACCAGACCTTCATCACGGCACGGAACCTCTGGAACCTTGCCGTGCAAACCAGTGTGGTGGGGGTGATGGTGGGTGGCATGGTGCTGATCATCGTGACCCGCAACATCGACCTCTCGATTGGCAGCATGCTGGGCTTTGCAGGCATGGTGATGGCCGTGACCAACACCCACCTGCCGTTCCCGGACCCATGGAATGCCATCGTGACCCTGCTTCTGGGCTTGCTCCTGGGCGTGGTCCTTGGAGGGGTTCAGGGTTATTTTGTGGCCTATCTGGGGGTCCCGAGTTTCATCATCACCCTTGGAGGCTTGCTCATTTACCGCTCTGGAGCATGGATTCTGACCGAAGGGCAGACCATCGCCCCCCTCTCTGAGCATTTTCAGGTGCTGGGAGGCGGTCTGAACGGCTCGATTGGTGGAGGTTGGACGTGGGCTCTGGGCCTGAGTGCCATGCTGGCTGTGCTGGCCGGAGATGTGTGGGGATACCGCAAACGCCAGTCCAGAGGCCTCACCATCCGTCCGGTGTGGGCGCAGGCTCTGGTGACCGTGTTCAGTTTGCTTTTGATTCTGGGCTTCACGCTGGTGATGAACGGGTACAGCTATCCGCAAACCAGCATTCCCAGAGGGATGCCCGTTCCGGTGCTGATCATGCTGCTGGTGGTCGGCCTGTTGACCTGGACGGTGCGCAATACCCGGTTTGGCCGTTATGTGTTTGCTTTTGGGGGCAACCCCGAAGCTGCAAGGCTGGCGGGCATCAACACCCGTCTGTTGACCGTGCAGATTTTCGCCCTGATGGGTGCCCTGTCCGGTCTGGCCGGAGCCATCCAGACGGCACGCCTCAATGCCGGGACCAATTCCACTGGAACGCTCGCAGAACTCAGCGTGATTGCTGCTGCGGTGATTGGCGGAACCTCTCTGGCAGGTGGGGTGGGCACCATCACCGGAGCGATGCTGGGAGCACTGCTGATGTCCAGTCTGGCCAACGGCATGGGCCTGATGGACCTGCAAACCGCATGGCAGAACGTCGTGCAAGGTGGAGTTCTGATTCTGGCCGTGTGGCTTGACGTGCTCTACAACAAAAACCGTCCGGGGTGA